The DNA sequence TGCGCGTGCGCTGCGGCGCCTGCCGGGAGGACGTGCTGGTGGCCTTCTCGTGCAAGGGCCGCGGGATCTGCCCCTCGTGCGGCGGCCGTCGCATGGCCGACGCGGCGGCGCACCTGGTGGACCGCGTGCTGCCCCCCGTGGCGGTGCGGCAGTGGGTGCTGACGCTGCCCTTCCGGCTGCGCTTCGTGCTGGCCTTCGACCGCGAGCTGTGCCGGGCGGTGCGGGCCGTCTTTCTCGACACGCTGCTGGGCGCGCTGCGGCGACGGGCGCGGGCCCAGGGCGTGGCCGACGGCCGCGGCGGGGCGGTGGTGGTGGTGCAGCGCTTCGGCGGCGCCCTCAACCTCAACGTGCACTTCCACGCGCTGGTGCTGGACGGGGTCTACGAGCCGTCCGGCCCCGGCGGCCGGCCGCGCTTCCACACGGCACGCCGCCTGCGTCGTTGGGAGCTGGAGGACGTGCTGCAGGCGGCGCGGGCGCGCATCCTGGGCCTGCTGCGCCGGCGGGGCAAGCTGGAGCCGGAGCCCGACGCCGAGCCCCCGGGCCTGCTGGACGAGCTGGCGGCGTCCTCGATCACGGGCCGCGAGGCGATGCGGCGGGGCGCGCAGCCCGGTCCCCCGCCGCCGCGCGAGCCGCGCGCCTTCTGCGTGGAGCAGGAGGGCTTCAGCCTGCACGCAGGCGTGAGCGTGCCGGGCGGCGCGCGCCAGCGCGAGGCGCTCGAGCGGCTGTGCCGGTACGTGACGCGCCCGGCGCTGGCGACCGAGCGGCTGCACGAGCGCCCGGACGGGCGCCTGGAGTACGAGCTGCGGCACCCGTGGTCGGACGGGACGACGGCGGTGGTGCTGCCGCCGCGGGCGCTGCTGTCGCGGCTGGCGACGCTGGTGCCGCCGCCGCGGGCGCACCTGCTGACGTATCACGGCGTCCTGGCGCCGGCATCGGCACTGCGGGCGGCCATCGTGCCGGCGGGGCCGGCGAGACGGTCCCGCTGCCGCGGCGGGCCGGCGGCCGCGGCGCCCCGCGCCGGCCGTCACCCCTGGGCCGAGCTGCTGCGGCGGGTCTTCGGCCTGGACGTGCTGCGCTGCCCGACCTGCGGCGGCCGGCGGCGGATCGTGGCGGCGATCACGCGGGGCCCGGTGATCCGGGCGATCCTGGAGTCGCTGGGCCTGCCGGCCGATCCGCCGGTGGTGGCGTCGGCGCGCGGCCCGCCGGAGCTGTCGTGGGACGCGCCCGCGGAGTGACCGGGCTGCGGGCTTGACGGCCGGCGCGAGTGCGGTCAGGCTGCAGCGCGTCGCGGAGGCCGTGGTGATGGTCAGCGAGCAGCCGGGAAGGCGAGGCGGGAGGGGACGCCGGGAGTCGCGGTGCGTCCCCGGGGTGCCGGGCGCTGTGCAGAAGCCGGCAGCGGGGCGGGCGGTGAGCTCAGGAACGGTGGATTCGGGTGCGGCGCGATGCGCTGGCGGAGGTCATGGTCGGGATGAGGGAGAGGTTTGCGGCGCGGCGGCGCGGGGTGGGGGGCTTGAATGTCCTATGCCCCAACACGCTGCTGGGCCTGATGCTGATCGGCGTGGTGCTGTTCAACCACGACGACTTCAGCCGTCTCCACACCGCCTTCGCGGTCGC is a window from the bacterium genome containing:
- a CDS encoding transposase gives rise to the protein MTVPRGSRTPHRPVAAADAWRPRRPEATVLYRTVAGHLADFLAAAEPADGRPGLPGFVRREFRAYLECGILARGFLRVRCGACREDVLVAFSCKGRGICPSCGGRRMADAAAHLVDRVLPPVAVRQWVLTLPFRLRFVLAFDRELCRAVRAVFLDTLLGALRRRARAQGVADGRGGAVVVVQRFGGALNLNVHFHALVLDGVYEPSGPGGRPRFHTARRLRRWELEDVLQAARARILGLLRRRGKLEPEPDAEPPGLLDELAASSITGREAMRRGAQPGPPPPREPRAFCVEQEGFSLHAGVSVPGGARQREALERLCRYVTRPALATERLHERPDGRLEYELRHPWSDGTTAVVLPPRALLSRLATLVPPPRAHLLTYHGVLAPASALRAAIVPAGPARRSRCRGGPAAAAPRAGRHPWAELLRRVFGLDVLRCPTCGGRRRIVAAITRGPVIRAILESLGLPADPPVVASARGPPELSWDAPAE